The Desulfovibrio subterraneus genome has a segment encoding these proteins:
- a CDS encoding sensor histidine kinase: MARQDELGFIQEPLMRSHRLAALGEIALGIAHEINTPLGIIGQEVELLRHHLGQSGGVTPESDESLRQIQNQVDRCAEIIHSLLSLASTKSPIPQKADATSLVDGMVTLMEREVRKKGITIQRHYPKSALGITTDPPLLRQVVLNLLNNAAQAITDKGEIHVTVRHEGTDFWVLSVRDNGCGIPAEDIARIFNPFYTTKQPGVGSGLGLTITASIVSKLGGFIEVGSTQGLGAEFIAHFPVKDTGREAGKNATSPTPETPARKRGRK, translated from the coding sequence ATGGCGCGCCAGGATGAGCTGGGCTTCATTCAGGAGCCGCTCATGCGGTCACACCGGCTGGCGGCGCTGGGCGAAATTGCGCTGGGCATAGCCCACGAAATCAACACCCCGCTCGGCATCATCGGGCAGGAGGTTGAACTGCTGCGCCATCATCTTGGCCAGAGCGGCGGGGTTACGCCTGAATCGGACGAATCGCTCAGGCAGATCCAAAATCAGGTGGACCGCTGCGCAGAAATCATCCACAGCCTGCTTTCACTCGCTTCCACAAAATCGCCCATTCCGCAAAAAGCGGATGCCACTTCGCTGGTAGACGGCATGGTCACGCTCATGGAACGTGAGGTCCGCAAGAAAGGCATAACCATCCAGCGCCATTACCCCAAATCTGCCCTCGGCATCACAACTGATCCGCCGCTGCTGCGGCAGGTGGTGCTCAACCTGCTGAATAATGCCGCACAGGCCATAACCGACAAGGGCGAAATCCACGTCACCGTCCGGCACGAAGGCACGGATTTCTGGGTGCTTTCCGTGCGGGATAACGGCTGCGGCATTCCGGCTGAAGACATTGCCCGCATCTTCAACCCCTTTTACACGACCAAACAGCCCGGTGTGGGGTCCGGCCTTGGCCTTACCATCACGGCATCCATTGTCAGCAAGCTGGGCGGATTTATCGAAGTGGGCAGCACGCAGGGGCTTGGCGCGGAATTCATAGCGCATTTCCCCGTTAAGGATACCGGCAGGGAAGCAGGCAAAAACGCCACGTCTCCCACACCGGAAACACCGGCCCGCAAACGCGGAAGGAAATGA
- a CDS encoding response regulator — translation MDRTGIKVLVVDDEDDFRLYFSKRFGKRGMEVFEAHDGLTALKRVHEIPVDVVVLDLKMPGMDGMETLIQLKRQVPTVEVILLTGHGSVESGIQSLKYGAYDYAMKPYAIDELEAKIRSAYERRKLHMERLRAQ, via the coding sequence ATGGACAGGACAGGTATAAAGGTACTCGTAGTGGATGACGAGGACGACTTCCGCCTCTATTTTTCCAAACGCTTCGGCAAACGGGGCATGGAAGTTTTCGAGGCGCACGACGGGCTGACCGCACTCAAAAGGGTGCATGAAATTCCCGTGGATGTCGTTGTGCTGGACCTGAAGATGCCGGGCATGGACGGCATGGAAACGCTTATTCAGCTCAAACGGCAGGTGCCCACCGTCGAAGTGATTCTGCTGACAGGGCACGGTTCAGTGGAATCCGGCATACAGAGCCTTAAATACGGCGCATACGACTACGCCATGAAACCCTACGCCATAGACGAATTGGAAGCCAAAATCCGCAGCGCCTATGAACGGCGCAAACTGCACATGGAACGATTGAGGGCACAATGA
- a CDS encoding sensor histidine kinase produces the protein MIEAKYSKLFGRIAGISLVFAVIPLLSLAVFIYIQFSETYNSKIRENLRATVENKRMAIDLFLEEKRSILQTLAGIHDYETLTSPGYLRRLFRETASHANASFVDMGVIDEQGRHVAYEGPYQLRTANYSDAEWFHEVLLRGVYVSNVFMGQRRFPHFVIAIRRDEGEKTWILRATIDMNVFNALVQSVQSGSRGDAFLVNDKMELQTASRFSGGPMAPAPLTSVERFRGIRVHNETMHGRPGMIGMSWLENAPWLLVITDDVAEEMSPLLSTKTDVLLLCSIGIIIIVIGTITTSRLLVAHIRKADMEAARLDASLLHQSKMAALGKMAAGVAHELNNPLTLIREAAGWLHDLLDPDENEEPDRDEIRKVLTRIDAYIERARGITHRMLGFGRRMEPVKEHVNANALVDETVAFLENEALHRNITIERSLDSALPPVRIDPSQVQQVFLNLLDNAIDAVGHDGTIRIRTQVAPTAGFAQIDFMDSGPGIPPQIIDKIFDPFFTTKAAGEGTGLGLAISYGIVEKMGGNIRVESSPETGTTFSVLLPLAETA, from the coding sequence GTGATCGAAGCAAAGTATTCGAAACTGTTCGGCCGCATTGCAGGCATTTCCCTCGTGTTTGCCGTCATACCGCTGCTTTCGCTGGCGGTCTTCATCTATATTCAGTTCTCGGAAACCTACAACAGCAAGATCAGGGAAAACCTTCGCGCCACGGTTGAAAACAAGCGCATGGCCATAGATCTGTTTCTGGAAGAAAAACGCTCCATCCTGCAGACGCTGGCCGGAATACATGATTACGAAACCCTCACATCTCCCGGGTACCTGCGAAGGCTGTTCCGCGAAACCGCCTCGCACGCCAATGCCTCGTTCGTGGATATGGGCGTGATCGACGAGCAGGGAAGACATGTAGCCTACGAAGGGCCGTATCAACTGCGCACGGCCAACTACAGCGATGCCGAATGGTTTCATGAGGTGCTGCTGCGCGGTGTCTACGTCAGCAACGTCTTCATGGGGCAGCGCCGTTTTCCGCACTTCGTCATCGCCATCCGGCGTGATGAAGGGGAAAAAACATGGATTCTGCGTGCCACCATAGACATGAACGTCTTCAACGCACTGGTGCAGAGCGTGCAAAGCGGCAGCCGCGGCGACGCCTTTCTCGTCAACGACAAGATGGAACTGCAGACGGCATCACGCTTCAGCGGCGGCCCGATGGCACCCGCTCCGTTAACATCCGTTGAGCGGTTTCGCGGCATACGGGTACATAACGAGACCATGCACGGCAGACCGGGCATGATAGGCATGTCGTGGCTGGAAAATGCCCCATGGCTGCTGGTCATTACCGACGATGTGGCAGAGGAGATGAGCCCGCTGCTGAGCACCAAGACGGATGTGCTGCTGCTCTGCTCCATCGGCATCATCATTATCGTCATAGGCACCATAACTACCAGCAGGCTGCTGGTGGCCCACATCCGCAAGGCGGACATGGAGGCGGCACGGCTTGATGCCTCGTTGCTGCATCAGAGCAAGATGGCGGCACTGGGCAAAATGGCGGCAGGCGTGGCGCACGAGCTCAACAACCCGCTCACCCTGATACGCGAAGCTGCAGGCTGGCTGCACGACCTGCTGGACCCGGACGAAAACGAAGAGCCGGACCGCGATGAAATCCGCAAGGTGCTCACCCGCATCGACGCATACATAGAACGCGCGCGCGGCATAACCCACCGCATGCTCGGGTTCGGCCGCCGCATGGAACCGGTAAAGGAACATGTGAACGCCAACGCGCTGGTGGATGAAACCGTGGCGTTTCTGGAAAACGAAGCCCTGCACCGGAACATCACCATAGAACGGTCGCTCGACAGCGCGCTGCCCCCGGTCCGCATAGACCCCTCGCAGGTGCAGCAGGTATTTCTCAACCTGCTGGACAACGCCATAGACGCGGTGGGGCATGACGGCACCATACGCATACGCACGCAGGTCGCGCCCACGGCGGGCTTTGCGCAGATAGACTTCATGGACTCCGGCCCCGGCATTCCGCCGCAGATCATCGACAAGATATTCGACCCCTTCTTCACGACCAAGGCCGCAGGCGAGGGAACAGGACTGGGACTGGCCATATCCTACGGCATTGTCGAAAAAATGGGCGGCAACATACGGGTGGAAAGCTCACCGGAAACGGGCACCACGTTCTCCGTGCTGCTGCCTCTGGCTGAAACGGCATGA
- a CDS encoding PEP/pyruvate-binding domain-containing protein → MPQPNIIARVMAFLGRPATPPVDPSLIKERHRARCNDFRLLIRANNKALEGMSEIEEALHGTMPFGMAFIRSRCVQVASSVRQMVQRINALSDNGYPELEERFHAINNAVAATLEPRVRDTSGPLALPLAGLTQEHAGEVGPKALNLSLAAANLQLAIPEGFVVTATGFRLFMEHSGLRDEIRRLTQIADTGDLEGLAALSHRLQEQIQQSPLPPQLQDAIEDACSELRRRMGSHRTLAVRSSALGEDLAGMTAAGQYRTVLNVRFNDVIDAYRQVVAGKYDVPALAYRFNRGLRDEDIDMCVACMVMVDAVAGGVAYSRDPADIASPDIIINAVDGAPVAVVDGSRDADLIIMRRNDSGIAITSNTAKLTGNLLTQEHLATLARQVDGLERHFGSPQDVEWALDRSGSLILLQSRPLHADAPADPLPDRNDDAPPPLMQGGITAASGIAHGPVQILRNSEDAYGCPHGAVAVMVQSLPRWAPVMNRVAGLVAERGSATGHLASVAREFGIPALFGLEGAVAALENVADITVDADYKRIYAGCASHLLADRPCKPRNLMQGSPVHATLKNAAEHIVPLHLLDPAAEEFRPASCNTFHDITRFCHEKAVEELFRVDDRFPRDTLSRQLYIDRPMQYRVVDLDDGLGPDLDARFVQIKDIRSVPMLALWEGMTAVPLEAPVALDTRGFMSVLVQAASNPELDPAAHTQFTQQNYFMISSTFCNLQARFGFHFSTAEAQITDTPQENYATLRFKGGAADLDRRLRRVRLLGELLEERGFRVDVVEDALFARIEGLYAHETEEGAALLGFLIMHSRQLDMVMSDAGRASEWRKRLYQGMETVIEAVRSRRAERAAAAQADAEDAAHGSAAGNADTTAEGRT, encoded by the coding sequence GTGCCCCAGCCGAACATCATTGCACGCGTCATGGCCTTTCTCGGCCGCCCCGCCACTCCGCCTGTCGATCCGTCCCTGATCAAGGAGCGCCACCGCGCGCGTTGCAACGACTTTCGCCTGCTCATCCGCGCCAACAACAAGGCGCTGGAAGGCATGTCGGAAATTGAGGAAGCCCTGCACGGCACCATGCCCTTCGGCATGGCATTCATCCGCAGCCGGTGCGTGCAGGTTGCCTCTTCCGTCCGCCAGATGGTGCAACGCATCAATGCCCTTTCCGACAATGGCTACCCTGAACTCGAAGAACGTTTTCACGCCATAAACAACGCCGTTGCCGCAACGCTGGAACCGCGAGTCAGGGATACATCCGGCCCGCTGGCCCTGCCGCTTGCCGGCCTGACACAGGAGCATGCGGGCGAGGTGGGCCCCAAGGCACTCAATCTCAGCCTTGCGGCAGCCAACCTGCAACTGGCAATCCCCGAAGGTTTTGTTGTCACGGCTACGGGCTTTCGTCTGTTCATGGAACATTCCGGCCTGCGGGATGAAATCCGCCGTCTGACACAGATAGCGGATACCGGCGACCTTGAAGGGCTGGCCGCCCTCAGCCACCGGCTGCAGGAACAGATTCAGCAATCCCCCCTGCCGCCGCAGTTGCAGGACGCCATAGAAGATGCCTGCAGCGAGCTGCGCCGCCGCATGGGGAGCCACAGAACCCTCGCCGTCCGCAGCAGCGCGCTGGGTGAGGATCTGGCGGGCATGACCGCCGCAGGCCAGTACCGCACCGTGCTCAATGTGCGCTTCAATGATGTCATAGACGCCTACCGGCAGGTTGTGGCGGGAAAATACGATGTCCCCGCCCTTGCCTACCGGTTCAACCGTGGCCTGCGCGACGAGGATATCGACATGTGCGTGGCCTGCATGGTCATGGTGGATGCCGTGGCAGGCGGCGTGGCCTACAGCCGCGACCCCGCGGATATTGCCTCGCCGGATATCATCATCAACGCGGTGGATGGCGCACCAGTGGCCGTTGTGGACGGCAGCCGCGATGCCGACCTCATCATCATGCGGCGCAACGACAGCGGCATTGCAATAACGTCCAACACTGCCAAACTTACCGGCAACCTGCTGACGCAGGAACACCTCGCCACCCTTGCGCGACAGGTGGACGGGCTGGAACGGCATTTCGGCAGCCCGCAGGATGTGGAATGGGCGCTGGACAGAAGCGGCAGCCTCATCCTGCTGCAAAGCAGGCCATTGCATGCGGACGCCCCGGCAGACCCGCTCCCCGACCGCAATGACGATGCGCCCCCCCCGCTCATGCAGGGGGGCATAACCGCCGCCTCGGGCATTGCCCACGGTCCGGTGCAGATTCTGCGCAACAGTGAAGATGCTTACGGCTGCCCGCACGGGGCCGTTGCCGTTATGGTGCAGTCGCTGCCCCGCTGGGCACCGGTTATGAACCGGGTGGCAGGGCTTGTGGCAGAACGCGGCAGCGCCACCGGACATCTGGCCAGTGTGGCCCGCGAATTCGGCATTCCGGCCCTGTTCGGGCTGGAAGGGGCCGTTGCCGCGCTGGAAAACGTGGCGGACATTACCGTGGATGCGGACTACAAGCGCATCTATGCCGGATGCGCCAGCCATCTGCTCGCAGACAGGCCATGCAAACCGCGCAACCTCATGCAGGGCAGCCCCGTGCATGCCACGCTCAAGAACGCCGCAGAGCATATCGTGCCGCTGCACCTGCTTGATCCGGCAGCTGAAGAATTCCGCCCCGCAAGCTGCAACACATTTCATGACATAACCCGCTTCTGCCACGAAAAGGCCGTTGAAGAACTCTTCCGGGTGGACGACAGATTCCCCAGAGACACCCTGAGCAGACAGCTCTATATAGACCGTCCCATGCAATACCGCGTGGTGGACCTTGACGATGGCCTCGGGCCGGACCTGGATGCACGCTTCGTGCAGATAAAGGACATACGCTCCGTCCCCATGCTTGCCCTGTGGGAAGGTATGACCGCAGTACCCCTTGAAGCGCCCGTGGCTCTTGATACGCGCGGGTTCATGTCCGTGCTGGTGCAGGCGGCCTCCAACCCTGAGCTGGACCCTGCCGCGCACACCCAGTTCACGCAGCAGAACTATTTCATGATTTCCTCCACCTTCTGCAACCTGCAGGCACGGTTCGGCTTCCATTTCAGCACAGCAGAAGCGCAGATAACCGACACCCCGCAGGAAAACTACGCCACCCTGCGCTTCAAGGGCGGCGCAGCAGACCTTGACCGCAGGCTCAGACGCGTGCGCCTGCTGGGTGAGCTGCTTGAAGAACGCGGATTTCGTGTGGATGTCGTGGAGGATGCCCTTTTCGCCCGCATAGAGGGCCTGTATGCCCATGAAACAGAAGAAGGCGCCGCGCTGCTCGGCTTTCTGATCATGCACAGCCGCCAGCTCGACATGGTCATGTCCGATGCAGGCAGGGCTTCCGAATGGAGAAAGCGCCTCTATCAGGGCATGGAAACGGTGATAGAAGCCGTGCGGAGCAGGCGGGCAGAGCGGGCCGCCGCAGCTCAGGCGGATGCGGAGGACGCCGCGCACGGCAGTGCCGCCGGAAATGCCGATACCACTGCGGAGGGCCGGACGTGA
- a CDS encoding response regulator, whose translation MSHLKVLLVDDELDYLELMSKRLTKRGFVVTTASGGEEALRLAADNTFDAAVLDMKMPGMNGLECLRRLKEMRPLIHCIILTGHADLSDTATGFALGAFEYLVKPVHIDELVEAIVNVCSCGCLQPPPAMSGAAP comes from the coding sequence ATGTCCCACCTGAAGGTGCTTCTTGTGGATGATGAGCTGGACTATCTGGAGCTCATGTCAAAGCGGCTGACCAAACGCGGCTTTGTGGTGACCACGGCTTCCGGCGGAGAAGAGGCGCTGCGGCTTGCCGCAGACAACACCTTCGATGCGGCGGTGCTGGACATGAAGATGCCCGGCATGAACGGGCTTGAATGCCTGCGCCGTCTCAAAGAGATGCGCCCGCTCATACACTGCATCATACTCACGGGCCATGCCGATCTCTCTGACACGGCAACGGGTTTTGCTCTTGGCGCATTCGAATACCTCGTAAAACCCGTGCATATTGACGAACTGGTGGAAGCCATCGTCAATGTATGCTCCTGCGGGTGCCTGCAGCCTCCGCCCGCTATGTCGGGCGCAGCCCCATAG
- a CDS encoding barstar family protein — translation MDILIEGSMLQSESDFHHELAVVLGVEAYYGYNLDALWDLLSANIERPILLRWICSNESTEYLVDKFEEIINVLERVKKQDERFGLSERFDYCLE, via the coding sequence ATGGATATCTTGATTGAAGGCAGCATGTTGCAGAGTGAGTCGGATTTTCATCATGAGCTTGCAGTAGTGCTTGGTGTGGAGGCCTATTATGGCTACAATCTTGACGCACTTTGGGATTTGCTTAGCGCAAACATAGAAAGACCTATTCTCCTGCGATGGATTTGCTCAAACGAATCAACGGAGTATCTGGTTGATAAGTTTGAAGAAATAATCAATGTGTTGGAACGGGTTAAAAAGCAAGACGAGCGGTTTGGCTTGAGCGAACGGTTTGATTATTGCCTTGAGTAG
- a CDS encoding MafI family immunity protein has protein sequence MEKIEMAELIIRTVLGQVGDEFPDNTVLIVDDLIAHSEVGVALEILCSQIFEYNIELSDGHRARLKDAACLLEMSQSQLDGLSD, from the coding sequence ATGGAAAAAATAGAGATGGCGGAACTCATCATTAGGACTGTTCTCGGTCAAGTCGGAGATGAATTCCCTGACAATACGGTGCTAATAGTTGATGATCTAATTGCCCATAGCGAAGTTGGAGTGGCGTTGGAGATTTTGTGCTCTCAAATTTTTGAATACAACATTGAGCTTTCTGATGGGCATAGGGCTCGCCTCAAAGATGCGGCGTGCTTGCTGGAGATGTCTCAGTCTCAGCTGGATGGCCTGTCTGATTAG
- a CDS encoding DUF4926 domain-containing protein, with the protein MINEYDSVVLVRCVEGIPAGTSGAVLMVFDNGNAYECEFFDGEESLGTVTVKCECLRLVERYVET; encoded by the coding sequence ATGATTAATGAATATGATTCTGTTGTTCTGGTGAGGTGCGTAGAAGGAATCCCTGCTGGGACTAGTGGTGCTGTCTTAATGGTTTTTGATAATGGAAATGCTTATGAGTGTGAATTTTTTGATGGGGAAGAGAGTCTTGGTACGGTAACTGTTAAATGTGAATGTTTGCGTTTGGTTGAACGCTATGTAGAAACGTAG
- a CDS encoding pyridine nucleotide-disulfide oxidoreductase/dicluster-binding protein, with the protein MEQAELRSWEARCTQEEPPRCRAACPLHVDVREFCTRMADGKVDQAWATLCRSLPLPSVMARICDAPCKNACLRGEAGGAVEVGALERACADGASRTPVLPVPPSKGRTATVFGSDMAALTAVWDLSRKGVEVVLYCPCSTAELPSRLYGHVAPELAADLQQHFEKELGTLNRQGVVLHEQDALSAEMVDAAMAEGRAVFIAPDVYHLLHGGDVPPDQVTLGTVRSGVFAAMPLSGPASPVQLAALGRRAAISMDRLFQNASLAAGREREGVFETRLFTNIAKVAPEPPVPVPAEGYSPAQATEEAARCLQCECMECVKNCAYLAEYGSYPKQYTRRIYNNESIVMGTRQANTMINSCMMCGLCASLCPEGFDMGALCLQSRRGMVKRGKMPPSAHEFALRDMQFANGDDCVIASHAPGTSASAWLFFPGCQLTASMPDAVERTWQWLRESLPADKGGVGLLLHCCGAPAHWAGRPDMHAAVVKEVRGRWEKLGSPPIIAACPTCTDMLRKAMPQAVITTLWEVLADTLAASSDNTIYGNTTLPASPVPHGTELVLHDPCNTRDDAALRSAVRTLLAKRSITVKEPELTGEHTECCGFGGLSESANPDLGSKIRDGRAARLSAASGDGPVADAVTYCAMCRDMLAKSGKRIMHLLDLLLPPAEAQARVCCGPRQGALPYAGPAPSYSERRENRIRLRERLVPECQGETARTPAPWENVRVSYTDEARKTMESRRILDSDVRKVLFHMEQGGGWLENVSDSASKGRRLAMFRPTIVTYWVEFTLEGDGAYRVHNTWCHRMRIFPSKQGAA; encoded by the coding sequence ATGGAACAAGCCGAACTTCGAAGCTGGGAAGCCCGATGTACGCAGGAAGAGCCGCCGCGCTGCCGCGCAGCCTGCCCCCTGCATGTGGATGTGCGAGAATTCTGTACCCGTATGGCGGACGGAAAGGTGGATCAGGCATGGGCCACCCTGTGCCGCTCGCTGCCGCTGCCATCCGTTATGGCGCGGATATGCGATGCCCCCTGCAAAAACGCCTGCCTGCGCGGCGAGGCGGGTGGTGCCGTAGAGGTGGGCGCGCTGGAAAGGGCGTGCGCCGATGGCGCATCGCGAACACCGGTATTACCGGTTCCCCCTTCCAAGGGACGCACTGCAACCGTGTTCGGCAGCGATATGGCCGCACTGACAGCGGTGTGGGACCTTTCCCGCAAGGGCGTTGAGGTGGTTCTGTACTGTCCTTGCAGCACTGCTGAACTGCCTTCCCGGTTGTATGGTCATGTGGCCCCCGAGCTGGCGGCGGACCTGCAACAGCATTTTGAAAAGGAACTCGGCACTCTGAACAGGCAGGGCGTTGTCCTGCATGAGCAGGATGCCCTTTCCGCAGAGATGGTGGATGCCGCCATGGCAGAAGGGCGGGCAGTGTTCATTGCGCCGGATGTGTATCACCTGCTGCACGGCGGCGATGTGCCGCCCGATCAGGTGACACTGGGTACGGTGCGCAGCGGTGTTTTTGCGGCAATGCCGTTATCCGGTCCGGCATCGCCCGTACAGCTTGCCGCACTGGGCCGCAGGGCAGCCATTTCCATGGACCGCCTGTTCCAGAACGCCAGCCTTGCTGCGGGAAGAGAGCGCGAGGGCGTGTTCGAAACCCGTCTGTTCACCAATATTGCAAAGGTTGCCCCCGAGCCGCCGGTTCCGGTGCCTGCCGAAGGCTATTCGCCTGCGCAGGCAACAGAAGAGGCTGCCCGCTGTCTGCAATGCGAGTGCATGGAGTGCGTGAAGAACTGTGCCTACCTCGCGGAGTATGGCAGTTATCCCAAGCAATATACCCGCCGCATCTATAATAATGAATCCATTGTCATGGGCACGCGGCAGGCCAACACCATGATCAACTCATGCATGATGTGCGGGTTGTGCGCATCCCTGTGTCCTGAAGGATTCGATATGGGGGCGCTATGTCTGCAGTCGCGGCGGGGCATGGTGAAACGTGGCAAGATGCCGCCCTCTGCGCATGAATTTGCTCTGCGCGATATGCAGTTCGCCAATGGCGATGATTGTGTGATCGCCTCGCACGCACCGGGAACGTCTGCCAGCGCGTGGCTCTTTTTCCCCGGTTGCCAGCTGACCGCATCCATGCCTGACGCTGTGGAGCGCACATGGCAGTGGCTGCGCGAAAGCCTGCCAGCCGACAAGGGCGGGGTGGGTTTGCTGCTGCATTGCTGCGGTGCGCCGGCACATTGGGCAGGACGCCCCGATATGCACGCCGCGGTGGTGAAAGAGGTGCGCGGCAGATGGGAGAAGCTCGGCAGCCCGCCGATCATTGCAGCCTGCCCCACCTGCACGGACATGCTGCGAAAAGCGATGCCGCAGGCTGTGATAACGACCCTGTGGGAGGTGCTTGCCGATACGCTTGCAGCGTCTTCAGATAATACAATTTACGGCAACACCACCCTTCCCGCATCGCCTGTACCGCACGGGACCGAGCTTGTGCTGCACGACCCCTGCAATACCCGTGACGATGCTGCCTTGCGCAGTGCCGTGCGCACGTTGCTGGCGAAACGTTCCATAACCGTCAAAGAGCCCGAGCTTACGGGCGAGCATACGGAATGCTGCGGCTTCGGCGGTCTTTCGGAAAGCGCCAATCCTGACCTTGGCAGCAAGATACGGGACGGCAGGGCAGCGAGGCTATCAGCCGCTTCCGGTGACGGACCCGTTGCCGATGCCGTAACCTATTGTGCCATGTGCCGCGATATGCTTGCCAAATCGGGCAAGCGCATCATGCACCTGCTCGACCTGCTCCTGCCCCCGGCAGAGGCGCAGGCCCGTGTCTGCTGTGGTCCCCGGCAGGGAGCATTGCCCTATGCGGGGCCTGCTCCTTCCTATTCAGAGCGGCGCGAGAACCGCATCCGTCTCAGGGAGCGGCTTGTTCCGGAGTGTCAGGGCGAGACGGCCCGCACACCTGCACCGTGGGAGAATGTGCGCGTCAGCTACACCGATGAGGCGCGAAAGACCATGGAATCACGGCGCATACTCGATTCCGATGTGCGCAAGGTGCTGTTCCACATGGAGCAGGGCGGCGGCTGGCTTGAAAATGTCAGCGATTCCGCATCCAAGGGGCGCAGGCTGGCCATGTTCCGGCCAACAATCGTGACCTATTGGGTGGAATTTACCTTGGAAGGGGACGGCGCATACCGCGTGCACAATACGTGGTGTCACCGCATGCGCATTTTTCCATCGAAACAGGGAGCCGCATAA
- a CDS encoding DVU_1557 family redox protein, whose product MSTMKVLDKDYSEWVCAGCGQPLQPAPVELEYMESLFNVELPCCVACGMVLIPEELALGKMADVERLLEDK is encoded by the coding sequence ATGAGCACCATGAAAGTTCTGGATAAGGATTATTCCGAATGGGTTTGCGCGGGATGCGGCCAGCCGCTGCAACCCGCCCCTGTAGAACTGGAATATATGGAAAGCCTGTTCAATGTGGAACTGCCCTGCTGCGTTGCATGCGGCATGGTGCTCATTCCCGAGGAACTGGCGCTGGGCAAGATGGCGGACGTGGAGCGCCTGCTGGAAGACAAGTGA
- the trsM gene encoding DVU_1556 family methyltransferase, with product MTHRTLHAASAVPAPDMSAAGVTAAAGVTAAIGETGETGAQKHGTDGEPVQVLPLWARPAMRSVAGGIFRPGGLALTDHIAELAGVLPGWRIADMGCGQGASVLRLRQRYGAKAVGVDAALSQAGAAAPVRLPLAVGDAANPPFMNGSFRMVLCECVLSLLPDTQGALRAFHALLEPGGVLAVSDLYYRHKPSAGVDAAQQGISSKGGCATGNCVGQSCLGWGADRAAVEAHLRQAGFALRVFEDHSDLLGELAARLVMAGEPLCPPSAGSGTAGYFLMIADRLEARPDDRTRRQT from the coding sequence GTGACGCACCGCACTTTGCATGCCGCTTCTGCTGTGCCTGCCCCTGACATGTCAGCGGCTGGCGTGACTGCTGCGGCTGGCGTGACTGCTGCGATTGGCGAGACTGGCGAGACTGGCGCACAGAAGCACGGCACGGACGGTGAGCCGGTGCAGGTGTTGCCCTTGTGGGCGCGTCCGGCCATGCGGTCTGTAGCCGGAGGCATATTTCGTCCCGGCGGGCTTGCGCTGACCGACCATATTGCCGAGCTGGCCGGAGTATTGCCCGGCTGGCGTATTGCAGACATGGGCTGCGGACAGGGGGCTTCTGTCCTGCGCCTGCGTCAGCGGTACGGGGCAAAGGCCGTGGGCGTGGATGCCGCGCTCTCGCAGGCCGGTGCCGCAGCTCCGGTCAGGCTGCCGCTTGCCGTGGGCGATGCGGCCAATCCGCCTTTTATGAACGGCAGTTTCCGGATGGTGCTGTGCGAGTGTGTGCTTTCCCTGTTGCCCGATACGCAGGGCGCGCTGCGTGCCTTTCATGCCCTGCTTGAGCCGGGAGGCGTGCTTGCCGTGAGCGATTTGTATTACCGTCATAAGCCGTCCGCAGGCGTGGATGCCGCACAACAGGGAATCAGTAGTAAAGGGGGCTGTGCTACGGGAAACTGTGTAGGGCAGAGCTGTCTTGGCTGGGGTGCCGACAGAGCTGCTGTGGAAGCGCATTTGCGGCAGGCCGGTTTTGCGCTACGGGTATTTGAAGATCATTCCGATCTGCTTGGAGAACTGGCAGCACGGCTGGTCATGGCGGGTGAACCGCTGTGTCCTCCTTCTGCCGGAAGCGGAACTGCGGGATATTTTTTGATGATTGCCGACAGACTGGAGGCCAGACCCGACGACAGGACCCGACGACAGACCTGA